One genomic segment of Aquipluma nitroreducens includes these proteins:
- a CDS encoding protoheme IX farnesyltransferase, whose protein sequence is MSFWIKIILELGKVRISLPIALSALVGYTLKTGTLNSDVWSLLFGVFLMSCSSGAINHIQEYKTDALMPRTKNRPIPSGKISLKAAIGVAFAFFAYGAFILLFSFPPIVFLTSFLTLISYNLIYTPLKKVTAFAVVPGSLVGALPPFIGWFAGGGQLFDEHILWVSLFFFIGQIPHFWLLLLMFGKEYTLAGYPSLNTVFNDNQIKRLSFTWILATVATSFIVAMTVLQGSITMFFLLIYTFYLLFSLSVGILVKKDIPIRASFLKLNFLYLLMMILLIVDSLY, encoded by the coding sequence ATGTCTTTCTGGATAAAAATAATACTTGAGCTGGGCAAAGTACGAATTTCTTTGCCCATTGCTTTATCTGCACTGGTTGGATATACCTTGAAAACCGGCACGTTGAATAGTGATGTTTGGTCATTGTTGTTCGGAGTGTTTCTGATGTCGTGCAGTTCGGGAGCCATCAATCACATTCAGGAATACAAAACGGATGCTTTGATGCCTCGCACCAAAAATCGCCCGATACCTTCAGGTAAAATCAGTCTGAAAGCTGCAATAGGAGTAGCTTTTGCGTTTTTTGCCTATGGGGCTTTTATATTGCTTTTCAGTTTTCCCCCCATTGTTTTTCTAACCAGTTTTCTGACGTTAATATCATACAATCTTATTTACACCCCACTTAAAAAAGTAACGGCATTTGCTGTTGTTCCGGGCTCTCTGGTTGGGGCATTGCCTCCGTTTATTGGTTGGTTTGCAGGTGGTGGACAGTTATTTGATGAACACATTCTTTGGGTTTCCTTGTTCTTCTTTATTGGGCAAATTCCTCATTTTTGGTTGTTGCTGCTCATGTTTGGAAAGGAATATACGCTGGCAGGTTACCCTAGTTTGAATACAGTGTTTAACGACAACCAGATTAAACGACTTAGTTTTACATGGATTTTGGCAACAGTTGCAACTTCATTTATTGTGGCAATGACTGTCCTTCAAGGATCGATAACCATGTTTTTTCTGCTCATTTACACCTTTTATCTTTTATTCTCGTTGTCAGTCGGCATTCTGGTAAAAAAAGACATTCCAATCCGTGCTTCTTTCCTGAAGCTCAACTTCCTTTATTTGTTGATGATGATTCTGCTAATTGTGGATAGTCTTTATTAG
- the coxB gene encoding cytochrome c oxidase subunit II: MYILSSTTNASNFVTGVDKAFMIIMGISFVFLIGLTFTMLYFIYKYNRKKNPVATQIEGSTKLEIIWTVIPTLLVLVMFYYGWAGWVPMRNAPKDSFNIQVTGRMWNYTFQYENGKTTDTLFVPMNKAVKLKLISMDVIHGFYIPAFRIKEDVVPGREKSAWFIAQQEGLFELFCSEYCGLDHSYMYTYVKAMPEQKFNAWYVDTTKHVDAAVVDSPTANGKRIMKNIGCFACHTVDGNKLVGPSFKGIYGHKVTVTTGGNDREVTVDDEYIKKSIYDPNADIVKGYNKGLMQPYVGQLSEDDIKQITEYLKTLK; the protein is encoded by the coding sequence ATGTATATCCTATCATCTACCACTAATGCATCCAATTTTGTAACAGGTGTCGATAAGGCCTTTATGATAATTATGGGCATTTCTTTCGTATTCCTGATCGGATTGACATTTACAATGTTGTATTTCATTTACAAATACAACAGGAAAAAGAATCCTGTGGCTACTCAAATTGAGGGAAGTACAAAGCTTGAGATTATCTGGACCGTAATTCCGACCTTACTCGTGTTGGTCATGTTTTATTACGGCTGGGCTGGCTGGGTGCCTATGCGGAATGCTCCGAAAGACAGTTTTAATATCCAGGTTACTGGCCGGATGTGGAACTACACCTTTCAATATGAAAATGGGAAAACAACTGATACCCTTTTTGTTCCGATGAATAAAGCAGTGAAGCTGAAACTGATTTCGATGGATGTAATACATGGTTTTTATATTCCTGCTTTCAGGATTAAAGAGGATGTTGTTCCGGGAAGAGAAAAATCGGCATGGTTTATCGCCCAACAGGAAGGCCTTTTCGAATTGTTTTGCTCGGAATACTGCGGATTGGATCACTCATACATGTACACTTATGTGAAGGCGATGCCCGAACAGAAATTCAATGCTTGGTATGTTGATACAACCAAACATGTTGATGCAGCAGTTGTTGATTCGCCTACAGCCAACGGGAAACGGATCATGAAAAACATTGGTTGCTTTGCCTGTCATACGGTTGATGGAAACAAATTGGTCGGTCCTTCATTTAAAGGAATATATGGTCATAAAGTTACGGTAACTACTGGCGGAAACGACCGTGAAGTGACAGTAGATGACGAATACATCAAAAAATCGATTTACGATCCGAATGCCGATATCGTGAAAGGCTATAATAAAGGTTTGATGCAACCCTACGTTGGGCAGCTTTCGGAGGACGATATCAAGCAGATCACCGAATACCTGAAAACGCTTAAATAA
- a CDS encoding cytochrome C oxidase subunit IV family protein, whose translation MEKEKHHIVPYKVYFYILITLIILTFMSIGITKINLGGYSVLGALIFSTIKSVLVLTWFMHLKFDQPFLRFMVGFVALVFFAIIFITFLDYYYR comes from the coding sequence ATGGAAAAAGAAAAACATCATATCGTACCCTACAAAGTTTATTTTTACATTCTGATCACATTGATCATTTTGACTTTCATGTCGATCGGGATTACCAAAATTAACTTAGGCGGCTACTCCGTGTTGGGTGCCCTCATATTTTCAACGATTAAATCAGTGTTGGTTTTGACCTGGTTCATGCACCTTAAATTTGATCAGCCCTTTTTGCGATTTATGGTTGGCTTTGTGGCACTGGTATTCTTTGCAATCATATTCATCACATTTTTAGATTATTATTACAGATAA
- a CDS encoding cytochrome c oxidase subunit 3 — MENATQHSDPHYDQEASKLGMWLFIFTELLLFGGLFLVYSIYRFLNPEAFRLAGEELNLTIGAINTVILLVSSMTIAMSTSSLQKKNKGLTIFLLEVTIMLALIFLINKYFEWGVKFEHGIWPGSQHLVNEMSKGEILFFGLYFVMTGLHALHIIVGMIIIIVALNKVQKGIVNENRPSLLENAGLYWHLVDLIWIFLFPLFYLIH; from the coding sequence ATGGAAAATGCAACACAACATTCAGACCCACATTACGATCAGGAAGCATCTAAATTGGGAATGTGGCTTTTTATATTCACCGAACTTCTCCTTTTTGGAGGCCTGTTCTTAGTTTATTCGATTTACCGGTTTCTGAATCCGGAAGCTTTTCGTTTGGCAGGGGAAGAATTAAATCTGACAATCGGTGCCATCAATACAGTTATTCTTTTGGTGAGTAGTATGACAATTGCGATGTCGACTTCGTCACTTCAGAAAAAGAATAAAGGGCTCACCATATTTTTACTTGAGGTGACCATTATGCTTGCACTGATATTCCTGATCAATAAATATTTTGAGTGGGGAGTTAAGTTTGAACATGGCATTTGGCCCGGATCGCAGCATTTGGTTAATGAGATGAGTAAAGGCGAAATCCTGTTCTTCGGACTTTATTTCGTGATGACCGGATTGCATGCGCTGCACATCATTGTTGGTATGATCATCATTATTGTGGCATTGAATAAGGTTCAGAAAGGAATAGTAAATGAAAATCGGCCATCGCTACTCGAAAATGCGGGATTATATTGGCATTTGGTCGATTTGATCTGGATATTCCTGTTCCCTTTGTTCTATTTAATTCACTAA
- a CDS encoding cytochrome c oxidase subunit I, whose protein sequence is MQTAAQIPHDVNYLDYKGKYKGIFAWIFSTDHKRIALLYMFSMMTLFLVGVALGLAMKLELIAPGRTIMGPQSYNAVFTVHGVIMIFMIVIPGLPAVFGNFMLPIMIGAKDVAFPKLNLLSWWIYVLGAFLVIASVLFGNGIPDTGWTFYAPYSFKTGTNLLPAIFGAFVLGFSSILTGLNFIVTIHRMRAPGMTWFKMPLFPWSLYGTAWIQLLATPVVGITLVLVALERIFGIGVFDPALGGDPVLYQHLFWIYSHPAVYVMILPAMGAISEIIPTFSQKHIFGYKAIIASTLAIAFVGYFVWGHHMFTSGMSGTAQYTFSILTFIVAIPSAIKVFNWISTMHKGSINPEIPFLWAVTFIFVFMIGGFSGLVLGALATNVYVHDTAFVVAHFHFIVFGGVGFAFFGAIHYWYPKMFGRMYDKAWAKMGWAFFTVGFLTLYSPMFYLGMMGMPRRYYDYLPEFHAANILSSLGSWVMAFGLVIVIINLFRSAKNGPIAEINPWHGKTLEWTVPSPPPVENFDEIPVYGEKDGPYNY, encoded by the coding sequence ATGCAAACAGCAGCTCAAATCCCGCATGACGTAAATTACCTCGATTACAAAGGTAAATACAAGGGAATCTTCGCATGGATATTTTCGACCGATCACAAGCGAATTGCATTACTGTACATGTTTTCGATGATGACATTGTTCCTGGTGGGCGTTGCCCTGGGACTAGCCATGAAACTTGAATTAATTGCTCCGGGACGAACCATCATGGGGCCGCAAAGTTACAATGCTGTATTTACAGTTCATGGTGTCATCATGATTTTTATGATTGTGATACCCGGACTGCCTGCGGTTTTTGGAAACTTCATGCTTCCCATCATGATTGGAGCCAAGGACGTCGCATTTCCGAAACTGAACCTGCTTTCATGGTGGATTTATGTTCTGGGAGCTTTCCTTGTAATTGCATCAGTATTATTTGGCAATGGAATTCCGGATACAGGGTGGACGTTTTACGCGCCATACAGTTTTAAAACGGGAACCAACCTGCTCCCGGCCATATTCGGAGCTTTTGTGCTCGGATTTTCTTCCATTTTAACAGGATTGAACTTCATCGTGACCATTCACCGGATGCGTGCCCCGGGTATGACCTGGTTTAAAATGCCATTGTTTCCATGGTCGTTATACGGAACTGCCTGGATTCAGCTTTTGGCTACTCCGGTTGTAGGTATCACCTTGGTTTTAGTTGCTCTTGAACGTATTTTTGGCATCGGCGTATTTGATCCTGCATTGGGTGGAGATCCGGTTTTATATCAGCATCTGTTCTGGATTTATTCACATCCGGCGGTTTATGTGATGATTCTTCCGGCTATGGGTGCCATTTCTGAAATTATACCGACATTCTCGCAAAAACATATTTTTGGTTACAAAGCAATTATCGCATCAACTTTGGCTATCGCATTTGTGGGCTACTTCGTCTGGGGTCACCACATGTTTACTTCAGGAATGAGCGGAACTGCACAATACACTTTTTCAATCCTGACATTTATTGTTGCGATTCCGAGTGCCATTAAAGTATTTAACTGGATATCGACCATGCACAAGGGATCTATCAATCCCGAGATTCCGTTCCTGTGGGCGGTGACTTTCATATTTGTCTTCATGATTGGTGGTTTCTCCGGATTGGTTTTGGGCGCATTGGCAACCAATGTTTATGTGCACGATACGGCATTTGTGGTCGCACACTTTCACTTCATTGTTTTTGGTGGTGTAGGTTTTGCTTTCTTTGGTGCCATTCATTATTGGTATCCTAAAATGTTCGGACGGATGTACGATAAAGCCTGGGCAAAAATGGGCTGGGCTTTCTTTACAGTTGGATTCCTTACCTTGTATTCGCCTATGTTTTACCTCGGAATGATGGGAATGCCCCGCCGTTACTATGATTATCTGCCCGAATTTCATGCTGCAAATATTTTATCGTCGCTGGGGTCTTGGGTGATGGCTTTTGGCCTGGTAATCGTTATTATAAATCTGTTCCGTTCTGCGAAAAACGGCCCGATTGCTGAAATAAATCCGTGGCATGGAAAAACACTGGAATGGACAGTACCATCGCCACCTCCGGTTGAGAATTTTGACGAAATACCTGTTTACGGAGAAAAAGACGGACCTTACAATTACTAA